DNA sequence from the Sinomonas terrae genome:
GGACCCGGCGGTCAAGCGCCTGCTCCCTAACGTTTCGAAGGACGACGCAGAGGCGTCGCTTGAGTTCCGCCGGTTCACCGAGCGCTCCCTTCGGGAGACGAAGGCGGGCGCGCTGCGTGCTGCCGCGCTCGGGCTTGAGGCCCGCGACGTCGTCCTCGACGGGACGGCGGCCGCCCATTGGGCGACGGCGCTCACAGACGTCCGCCTCGTCCTCGCCGAGCGGCTCGGCATCAGGACGGAAGAGGACGCGGAGCGCGTCCACTCGGTCGCCGACTGGTCCGACGTCGGGGATGACGACGTCGATGCGTACCTCGCGCTCGTCTACAACTTCGTGACTTGGCTCCAGACGACGCTCATCGACGCAATGATGACCGCCCATCAGGCGGAGGCGGGCCGCACGAGGCGGCGCGGCGAAACGCCGGGCGCCGGAAAGGGTTAGGTGGATGATCAGAAGGGCTGACAGCGGAGAGGACGCGATGCTCGAGCGCTCGGAAAGGCCGATCGGGATCTTCGACTCGGGCGTTGGCGGCCTCACGGTCGCCCGAGCGGTCATCGACCAGCTGCCGAACGAGTCCGTTCTGTACGTGGGCGATACGGCCCACGGTCCCTACGGACCCCTTCCGATCGCCGAGGTCCGCGCGAACGCGCTCGGCGTGATGGACGAGCTCGTCGATTCGGGCGTCAAGCTCCTGACGATCGCGTGCAACTCGGCCTCGGCCGCCGTCCTGCGGGACGCCCGGGAGCGCTACACGGCGCGTTACGGCATCCCGGTCATCGAGGTCATCCAGCCGGCCGTGCGCCGAGCCGTGGTCGCGACCCGCAACGGCAGGGTCGGCGTCATCGGCACGAGCGCGACGGTGGGCTCCCGTGCGTACGAGGACACTTTCGCGGCCGCGCCCGATCTGGACATCACGTCGGCAGCGTGCCCTGAGTTCGTTCCCTACGTGGAAGCGGGCGTGACGACAGGCCCTGAACTCCTCAAGGCGGCCGAGAGCTACCTCGCGCCCCTCCGCGAGGCTGGCGTGGACACCCTCGTGCTGGGCTGCACCCACTACCCCCTCCTGACCGGTGTCATCAGCTACGTCATGGGCGACGGCGTGACGCTGGTATCGAGCGCCGAGGAGACCGCGAAGGATGTCTATCGGGCACTCGTGAGCCACGGCCTCGAGCGGCGATCCTCAGAGCCGCCCACCCACACCTTCCTCGCGACGGGCGACGCCGCACAGTTCGAGGTCTTGGCCCGCCGCTTCCTCGGCCCGGAGGTGCAGCGCGTCGAGCATGCCGAGCACGTCGCTGCCCACTACCCCACGGGAAGCCTCGCGCGCATCACGCCGGAGATGATCGAGGCGGCGCGCGAGGATGCGAGCGCGGGCAGCATGGGGCGTGTCTCCTATTTCGTGGAGCCCTCCGCGGCCGTTGACCCGCCCGCGGATAGGATGCACCCGTGAAGCTCACTATCGTCGGCTGCAGCGGCTCCTTCCCCGGCCCGAGTTCGCCGGCGAGCTGCTACCTCCTGACGGCGAACGACGGCGACCGCGATTGGCGGGTCCTCCTCGATCTCGGCTCGGGTGCGCTCGGGACCCTGCAGCGGTACATGGACCTCGAGGACATCGACGGGGTCCTGCTCAGCCACCTTCACCCCGACCACTGCATGGACCTCACGGGCCTCCAGGTCGCGATCCATTGGGACCCGAAGGGCTGGGCGGCGGGGCGAGTTCCAGTCTGGGGTCCGGAAGCGACGGCGCGGCGGATCTCGATTGCTCTCGACATGGAGCCCGCGGCGGACCTCCACCAGGACTTCGAATTCCACACGTGGACTGTCGGGGAGACAGTCGAGCTCGGGCCGTTCCGCTTCGGCGTCCATGCCGCGCGGCACCCGATCGCAGAGGCATACGCCATGCGCATCGAAGCCGTCGAGCCGCGGCGTGACGGGACGACCGAGCGGCGTGTCCTCGCCTATTCAGGGGACACTGACTCGTGCCCGGGCCTGCTCGACGCCGCGCGGGATGCGGACATGTTCCTGTGCGAGGCGGCGTATCACGAGGGCCGGGACGACGCGATCGACGGCGTGCACCTCACCGGGCTCCGGGCTGGCCAGACAGCGTCCGACGCCGGAGCCAAGCGCCTGCTTCTGACGCACCTCCCCGTCTGGAACGACGCCAATCGGACGGTGGCCGAGGCGCAGCAGGCCTACTCGGGCCCGATCTCAGTCGCCGTCGCGGGCGTCCACTACATCGTCTGAGCTGTCGCTGCCCGACGGCTTCTGACGCTTCCCCCGCAGCATCACGAGGGTGAACGCGGTGGCTCCGCCGAGGAAGACAAGCCCGGCGACCCACGTGTTGACTCGCAGCCCGAGGATCAGGTTGGCGTAGTCCGAGCGCATGAGCTCGATGACGAAGCGACCGGCCGTGTACACCATGACGTAGAGCGAGAACTCGGCTCCGCGGGGAAGCCGGAAGCGGCGGGAGGCGAAGATGATCGCGAAGCCGCCGAGCGTGCACCACAGGGCTTCGTAGAGGAATGTGGGCTGGAAGTACCCGATGACGATGGGACTGCCGTCTGGGCCGAGCGCCGCCGCGCCGGTCGCCGGGTCCATCTGATGGATCTGGAGGCCCCACGGGAGCGAGGTCGGGTCTCCGTAGAGTTCGTTGTTGAACCAGTTTCCGAGGCGGCCGAGTGCCTGCGCGAACAGGAGTCCGGGTGCGAGGGCATCAGCGAAGGCGGGAAGGCTCGCCTTCAAGCGGCGGCAGCCGATCCATGCACCCAGGCCGCCGAGGGCGATAGCGCCCCAGATTCCGAGCCCGCCGTCCCAGATCGCGAACGCGTTCCACGGGTTCTTCCCAGGCAGGAAGTAGAGCTCCGGGTCGGTGATGACGTGGTAGATGCGGCCACCCACGATCCCGAACGGGACGGCCCAGAGCGCGATGTCGAGGACCTCACCCGGCTTGCCCCCTCGATGCACCCAGCGCCGGCTCGTAAGCCAGAGGGCCACGCCGATGCCAGCAAGGATGCACAACGCATAGAAGTGGACCGAGAGCGGGCCGATCTTGACCGCGTTGATCGTCGGCGACGGAATGTAGGCGGGGAGCACGCTCTTCAGTCTAAAGGCCCGCGGGGACGCTGAGCTAAAGGCCTGCGGGGACCCTGAACTAAAGGCCTGCGGGGACGCTGAACTAAAGGCCCGCGGGGACGCCGGGCCGTCACAGCATCTCGAGCGGCACTGGCCTGCTCGGCCGAGGGAAGGCCTCGTCGAGTTCGGCCAGATCCTGGGCGGTGAGGCGCAGGTCGAGGGCTTCCCGGTTCTGAGCTGTGTGCTCGGGGGTCGACGATTTGGGGATTGCCATGACGCCCTCGTGGCGCAGGACCCATGCGAGGGCGATCTGGGCGTCGGTGGCTCCGTGCCGCCGGGCGATCTCGGCGAGGGCGGGGTGGCCGAGCACCCGTCCCTGTTCGATGGGGGAGTAGGCCATGACCGGCACGCCCGCCGACTCGAGCTCGGGAAGGAGGTCGAGTTCGATTCCGCGCCGGGTGAGGTTGTAGAGAACCTGGTCCGTCTGCGAACCGTGAGATCCAGTGGCGCCACCCAGACCGCCCAGACCGCCCAGGCTACGCAGTTCGGCGAGGTCCGCAGGATCCAGGTTGCTCACGCCCCAACCACGGATCAGGCCCGCTCCCTCGAGCTCGATGAGCGCCTCGATGCTCTCCGCGAGCGGCACGGCGCCCCTCCAGTGGTAGAGGTACAGGTCGAGATAGTCCGTCTCCAGGCGGCGGAGACTGGCCTCTAGAGCTGCCCGTGTCCCTCGTCTTGTGGCATTCCACGGCAGGACCTTGCTCACGAGGAACACCTCGTCCCGACGGCCGGCGATTGCTTCCGCGACGAGTTCTTCGGACCGTCCGTCGCCGTACATTTCGGCGGTGTCGATGAGGGTGAGGCCGAGGTCCAGTCCGGAGCGCAGTGCGCGCAGCTCGTCGGCACGCCGAGAGCGCTCCTCGCCCATGTACCACGTACCCTGCCCGAGGCGGGGCACCCGGGTACCGTTGGGAAGCGCAAGGCGCGGGACGCCGCCGTCGTTCGCACCGTCGTCGTTCGCGTGAGCATTGGGCATGGCTCCCAGCGTAGCGGGCGCCGCAGCCCCCTGGATTGTCCCGCCAACCCGTGGACGACGGCGGGCGGCGGCTAAGCTGGTGCCATGACCCCGAGCACTCCCATGAGCCCCTCTGTGCGCGCCGACGGGCGCAACCCTGACGAACTGCGTCCCATCAGCATCACGCGAGGCTGGTCGAAGCAGGCCGAGGGTTCTGCGCTCATCGAGTTCGGCAACACGCGCGTGCTGTGCACGGCGTCCTTCACGGAAGGGGTCCCGCGCTGGCTCAAGGGTGAAGGCCGCGGCTGGGTCACCGCTGAATACGCCATGCTCCCGCGTGCGACCAATACGCGCTCCGACCGCGAGTCCGTCAAGGGCCGGATCGGCGGGCGCACCCATGAGATCTCGCGGCTCATCGGCCGCTCGCTCCGTTCGATCATCGACACGAAGGCGCTCGGCGAGAACACGATCGTGCTGGACTGCGATGTGCTGCAGGCAGACGGGGGCACGCGCACCGCCGCGATCACGGGAGCCTTTGTGGCGCTCGCCGAGGCCGTCCGCTGGGCAAAGGACAAGGGCCTCGTCGAGCCCGGAGCGGAGCCCCTCACGGACACTGTTTCGGCGGTCTCGGTCGGCATCATCGACGGCGTGCCGATGCTCGACCTCCCGTACGTCGAGGACGTGCGCGCCGAGACGGACATGAACGTCGTGGTGACTGGCTCCGGCAAGTTCGTGGAGGTCCAGGGCACCGCGGAAGGCGCGCCGTTCGACCGCGATGAGCTCAACAACCTTCTCGACCTGGCCCTCATCGGCACGGCCCAGCTCGCCGACATCCAGCGGGAGACGCTCGCTGAGGCGCTGAGGACGGCCCCGTGAGCGCCGGAGCGCCTCGCCTCGTCCTCGCGACCCACAATCAGGGCAAGCTGCGCGAACTGCGGGACTTGCTGCGCGGTCAGGTACAAGGGCTCGATGTGGACACGCAAGTCGTGGACGCGGCCGCGGTGGGCGGCCCCGACGTCGTCGAGGACGGCGTCTCGTTCGCGGAGAACTCGCTGCTCAAGGCTCGGGCAGTTTCCGCTGCCACCGGCCTCGTCGCGATCGCGGACGATTCCGGCCTCGCCGTCGACGTGCTCGGCGGAGCGCCCGGCATCTTCTCCGCCCGGTGGGCCGGGCGGCACGGCGACGACCAGGCGAATCTCAACCTCCTTCTCGCCCAGCTCTCGGACGTACGCGACGAGCACCGTGGTGCGGCGTTCGTATGTGCCGCCGCGCTCGTGGCCCCGGCACCGGACGGCGGAGACCCGTTCGAGCACGTTGAATACGGCGAACTCAAGGGAACGCTCCTGCGCGAGCCGCGCGGCGAGGGCGGATTCGGCTACGATCCGATCCTGCTTCCCGAGGGGCTCGACCGCAGCTGTGCAGAGTTGAGCCGCGAAGAGAAGAACGCGATCAGCCACCGCGGGCATGCGTTCCGCGCGCTGCTCCCCGCGATCGTTCGGGCCCTTTCCTAGCGCACGCGCTCCGTTGCCCGCTCGGGCGCGCCCGATCCCACGTAGCGGTGTCGCCCGGACAGGGCGCCGAAGACGGCGGCGAAGCAGCCCACACCGGCGAAGAGCACGGCGACGGCCGTGAAGGAGCCCGTTGCTGCGCGCAGCTGGGCGACGAGGAGAGTTCCGGTCGAGCCGAGCCCGTAGCCGAAGCCCTGCATCATTCCGGAGAGGCGTGCGGCCGTCCCGGCGTCGTGCGTGCGCAGCATCGCCA
Encoded proteins:
- a CDS encoding DUF2017 domain-containing protein, giving the protein MAEPFTYGRKGISARFEDAERELLRGLFRDVVALLEPEAQPDEDPLAALVGISPTASEPEDPAVKRLLPNVSKDDAEASLEFRRFTERSLRETKAGALRAAALGLEARDVVLDGTAAAHWATALTDVRLVLAERLGIRTEEDAERVHSVADWSDVGDDDVDAYLALVYNFVTWLQTTLIDAMMTAHQAEAGRTRRRGETPGAGKG
- the murI gene encoding glutamate racemase: MIRRADSGEDAMLERSERPIGIFDSGVGGLTVARAVIDQLPNESVLYVGDTAHGPYGPLPIAEVRANALGVMDELVDSGVKLLTIACNSASAAVLRDARERYTARYGIPVIEVIQPAVRRAVVATRNGRVGVIGTSATVGSRAYEDTFAAAPDLDITSAACPEFVPYVEAGVTTGPELLKAAESYLAPLREAGVDTLVLGCTHYPLLTGVISYVMGDGVTLVSSAEETAKDVYRALVSHGLERRSSEPPTHTFLATGDAAQFEVLARRFLGPEVQRVEHAEHVAAHYPTGSLARITPEMIEAAREDASAGSMGRVSYFVEPSAAVDPPADRMHP
- a CDS encoding MBL fold metallo-hydrolase — its product is MKLTIVGCSGSFPGPSSPASCYLLTANDGDRDWRVLLDLGSGALGTLQRYMDLEDIDGVLLSHLHPDHCMDLTGLQVAIHWDPKGWAAGRVPVWGPEATARRISIALDMEPAADLHQDFEFHTWTVGETVELGPFRFGVHAARHPIAEAYAMRIEAVEPRRDGTTERRVLAYSGDTDSCPGLLDAARDADMFLCEAAYHEGRDDAIDGVHLTGLRAGQTASDAGAKRLLLTHLPVWNDANRTVAEAQQAYSGPISVAVAGVHYIV
- the lgt gene encoding prolipoprotein diacylglyceryl transferase; the encoded protein is MLPAYIPSPTINAVKIGPLSVHFYALCILAGIGVALWLTSRRWVHRGGKPGEVLDIALWAVPFGIVGGRIYHVITDPELYFLPGKNPWNAFAIWDGGLGIWGAIALGGLGAWIGCRRLKASLPAFADALAPGLLFAQALGRLGNWFNNELYGDPTSLPWGLQIHQMDPATGAAALGPDGSPIVIGYFQPTFLYEALWCTLGGFAIIFASRRFRLPRGAEFSLYVMVYTAGRFVIELMRSDYANLILGLRVNTWVAGLVFLGGATAFTLVMLRGKRQKPSGSDSSDDVVDARDGD
- a CDS encoding aldo/keto reductase, giving the protein MPNAHANDDGANDGGVPRLALPNGTRVPRLGQGTWYMGEERSRRADELRALRSGLDLGLTLIDTAEMYGDGRSEELVAEAIAGRRDEVFLVSKVLPWNATRRGTRAALEASLRRLETDYLDLYLYHWRGAVPLAESIEALIELEGAGLIRGWGVSNLDPADLAELRSLGGLGGLGGATGSHGSQTDQVLYNLTRRGIELDLLPELESAGVPVMAYSPIEQGRVLGHPALAEIARRHGATDAQIALAWVLRHEGVMAIPKSSTPEHTAQNREALDLRLTAQDLAELDEAFPRPSRPVPLEML
- the rph gene encoding ribonuclease PH, producing MTPSTPMSPSVRADGRNPDELRPISITRGWSKQAEGSALIEFGNTRVLCTASFTEGVPRWLKGEGRGWVTAEYAMLPRATNTRSDRESVKGRIGGRTHEISRLIGRSLRSIIDTKALGENTIVLDCDVLQADGGTRTAAITGAFVALAEAVRWAKDKGLVEPGAEPLTDTVSAVSVGIIDGVPMLDLPYVEDVRAETDMNVVVTGSGKFVEVQGTAEGAPFDRDELNNLLDLALIGTAQLADIQRETLAEALRTAP
- the rdgB gene encoding RdgB/HAM1 family non-canonical purine NTP pyrophosphatase; its protein translation is MSAGAPRLVLATHNQGKLRELRDLLRGQVQGLDVDTQVVDAAAVGGPDVVEDGVSFAENSLLKARAVSAATGLVAIADDSGLAVDVLGGAPGIFSARWAGRHGDDQANLNLLLAQLSDVRDEHRGAAFVCAAALVAPAPDGGDPFEHVEYGELKGTLLREPRGEGGFGYDPILLPEGLDRSCAELSREEKNAISHRGHAFRALLPAIVRALS